A window from Salvelinus fontinalis isolate EN_2023a chromosome 8, ASM2944872v1, whole genome shotgun sequence encodes these proteins:
- the b3galt4 gene encoding beta-1,3-galactosyltransferase 9: MVGRGLWVCKPRFGKRGRFGVVPALCVLIVSAALLALLFVDSIESWATSMNMNTMVEAQGGIILPQSVPPTRPEEYLLMPSPLVCQRAKPYLIAMVTSAPANQMARQAIRDTWGGEVEVRGHRVMTLFMVGVASDPGLAKLLIEEARERGDLIQGRFWDSYSNLTLKTLSMLNWARHFCPQAHFLAKVDDDVLFNPGALLRYLNRSTMTNTYEHGDLYLGRVHLHVAPDRDPDSKHYLPRGAYPASVFPDYCSGTAYILSRSTLLKISLTAAASPLPTPLPPEDVFVGLCARAAGVLPSHCPLFSGGPAVPYGRCCYQAMVSIHHISPREMLRFWADIHSPPPCSWLGLRASLGVCKVRAMLGTFLGVDQGL; this comes from the coding sequence ATGGTGGGGCGGGGCCTGTGGGTGTGTAAGCCCCGTTTTGGTAAGCGGGGGCGGTTCGGGGTGGTGCCTGCTCTCTGTGTGCTGATAGTCAGTGCTGCCCTGCTAGCTCTGCTCTTCGTGGACTCCATTGAGTCATGGGCCACCTCCATGAACATGAACACAATGGTAGAGGCGCAGGGGGGGATCATACTCCCACAAAGTGTCCCCCCAACTAGACCCGAGGAGTACCTCCTTATGCCCAGCCCTCTCGTCTGCCAGCGTGCCAAACCCTACCTCATCGCCATGGTGACCTCCGCCCCAGCCAATCAGATGGCCCGCCAGGCCATCAGGGACACGTGGGGTGGGGAggtggaggtcaggggtcatagGGTCATGACCTTGTTCATGGTCGGGGTGGCCTCTGACCCTGGGCTAGCCAAGCTGCTGATAGAGGAGGCCCGGGAACGAGGGGACCTGATCCAAGGGCGCTTCTGGGACTCCTACTCTAACCTGACCCTGAAGACCCTCTCCATGCTGAACTGGGCCCGACACTTCTGCCCCCAGGCCCACTTCCTGGCCAAGGTGGACGATGACGTCCTGTTCAACCCCGGGGCCCTGCTGCGCTACCTGAACAGGAGCACCATGACCAACACCTACGAGCATGGGGACCTGTACCTTGGCCGGGTCCACCTTCACGTGGCTCCAGACCGAGACCCAGACAGTAAGCACTACCTCCCTAGAGGGGCATACCCTGCATCTGTCTTCCCTGACTACTGCAGTGGCACTGCCTACATCCTCTCTCGCTCCACCCTGCTCAAGATCTCCTTGACTGCCGCTGCCTCACCTCTGCCCACCCCTCTGCCCCCTGAGGACGTGTTTGTGGGTCTGTGTGCCCGTGCGGCTGGAGTGCTGCCCTCCCACTGCCCGCTGTTCTCTGGTGGGCCCGCAGTGCCCTACGGGCGCTGCTGCTACCAGGCCATGGTGTCCATCCACCACATCTCCCCCAGAGAGATGCTCCGGTTTTGGGCTGACATCCACTCCCCTCCCCCCTGCTCCTGGCTGGGCCTGCGCGCCTCCCTAGGGGTCTGTAAAGTCCGGGCCATGCTGGGGACCTTTCTGGGGGTGGATCAGGGGCTGTGA
- the wdr46 gene encoding WD repeat-containing protein 46, giving the protein MAASNETMLRKPHVGKKRKPPTRYWEGTEKDGKNDGKKQKEGDNNEQTPQQNKTRTKEGGKRGGAGGKRGGAGGKREKRAGGKRGGAGEKVISGKSDPFPGSALVPEEKLKKFKRGVKGELPPWPQYKLRDVVIRSEAASDLAQKQNARYDLMLPEDAGFLEGDKDEDTCTISQDDIADAVDITAGAKYFSLTLSQFGPYRLDYSKTGRHLLLGGRRGHVTCLDWQSKQLMCEMNVMETVNDVKWLHSEALFAVAQKKWLYIYDNKGIELHCIRKFNDVLRMQFLPYHFLLATASATGFLQYLDVSVGKEVVAICTKAGRLDVMAHNPHNGIIHLGHSNGTVTLWTPNQREPLVKMLCHQGGVRSVAVDKTGTYMVTSGMDKKLKVYDIRSYRPLQSYFLPAGASCLSLSQRGLLSAATGDIVQVYRDVWGTPVTKPYMAHRAKGSVWGVHFCPFEDVLGVGHGEGFTSMVVPGAGEPNFDGLDANPYRSAKQRQEWEVKALLEKIQPELIGLDPSQLSQVDHSTWEQRHEDRVQVLGFDPLAKEKFTPRLKTKGRSSSGKVEKRKKQVAHEDQRDVIRQTVEDRMKIDKERKEKEKKEAAAAGQKSALDRFRK; this is encoded by the exons ATGGCGGCGTCCAACGAGACAATGTTGAGAAAACCACACGTGGGGAAAAAGAGAAAG CCTCCAACGAGATACTGGGAGGGCACAGAGAAAGACGGGAAGAATGATGGAAAGAAACAGAAAGAAGGGGACAACAACGAACAGACTCCGCAACAAAataagacgaggacaaaggaagGAGGAAAgcgaggaggagcaggaggaaagcgaggaggagcaggaggaaagCGAGAAAAGCGAGCAGGAGGAAAGCGAGGAGGGGCAGGAGAAAAGGTCATATCAGGG AAATCAGATCCATTCCCAGGCTCAGCACTTGTCCCTGAAGAGAAGTTGAAAAAATTCAAGAGGGGAGTGAAGGGAGAACTG cccccttGGCCGCAGTACAAGCTCAGAGATGTGGTCATTCGATCAGAGGCTGCCTCAGACCTGGCCCAGAAGCAGAATGCACGATATGACCTTATGCTCCCAGAGGATGCTGG GTTCCTGGAGGGAGACAAAGATGAGGACACATGCACCATCTCACAGGATGACATCGCTGATGCTGTGGATATTACCGCAGGGGCAAAG taCTTTAGCCTGACCCTGTCTCAGTTTGGGCCTTACCGACTGGATTACAGCAAGACTGGGCG ACACCTGCTGCTTGGTGGCAGGAGAGGTCACGTGACCTGCCTGGACTGGCAGTCCAAACAGTTGATGTGTGAGATGAATGTGATGGAGACAGTCAACGATGTAAA gtggctcCACAGCGAGGCTTTGTTTGCAGTGGCTCAGAAGAAGTGGCTGTATATCTATGACAACAAGGGCATCGAGCTCCACTGCATCCGCAAGTTCAACGATGTTCTCCGCATGCAGTTTCTCCCCTACCACTTCCTGCTGGCTACAGCA agtGCGACAGGCTTCCTGCAGTACCTGGATGTGTCAGTGGGTAAGGAGGTGGTGGCCATCTGCACCAAGGCTGGCCGGCTTGATGTGATGGCCCATAACCCTCACAACGGCATCATCCACCTGGGCCACTCCAACGGCACTGTCACCCTCTGGACGCCAAACCAGAGAGAGCCACTTGTCAAGATGCTCTGCCACCAGGGAGGGGTGCGCTCTGTCGCCGTCGACAAGACTGGCAC GTACATGGTGACCTCTGGCATGGACAAGAAGCTGAAGGTGTATGACATCAGATCCTACCGGCCCCTGCAGTCCTACTTCCTGCCTGCGGGAGCTTCCTGCCTGTCTCTGAGTCAGAGGGGCCTGCTGTCCGCCGCCACAGGAGACATAGTCCAG GTGTACAGAGATGTGTGGGGCACCCCAGTGACCAAGCCCTACATGGCCCACAGGGCAAAGGGCTCAGTGTGGGGTGTGCACTTCTGCCCCTTTGAGGACGTCCTAGGGGTGGGCCATGGAGAGGGCTTCACTAGCATGGTCGTACCAG GTGCTGGCGAGCCCAACTTTGACGGTCTGGATGCCAACCCGTACCGCAGTGCCAAGCAGAGGCAGGAGTGGGAGGTCAAAGCCCTACTGGAGAAGATCCAGCCAGAACTGATTGGCCTGGACCCTAGCCAGCTCAGCCAGGTGGACCACTCCACCTGGGAACAGAGACATGAGGACAGGGTCCAAGTACTG GGCTTTGACCCGCTGGCCAAGGAGAAGTTTACACCAAGGTTAAAGACCAAAGGTCGGAGTTCAAGTGGAAAAGTGGAAAAGCGCAAGAAGCAAGTGGCACATGAGGACCAGAGG GATGTGATCAGGCAAACCGTGGAAGACAGGATGAAGATagataaagagaggaaggagaaagagaagaaagaggcGGCAGCAGCTGGTCAGAAGTCTGCTCTGGACAGATTCAGGAAGTAA